Below is a window of Oceaniferula flava DNA.
CTGTGCTGCCGGGCGGTGCCATGGACTTGCAGAAAATGCTGCAAGGTATGGGTGGTAATATCCCCGAGGGCGATCGCAAACGTTTGGAGGCGGAAATGCTGAAGCAGTTCAAGCTGTTCCGTGGTCAGTTGGGAATGAACGGTGACGTTCCCTTCGCCCCGCAAAAAATGCTGGAAGGCGGCGTTCAAATCGTCGGCAATGCCTCTGTCACCATCCAAGATGATCAAGGCAGCGTGACGCTGAAAACGACTAACGGAAAGAAGGAGGTCATCGTCCGCGATAAGAACGGAAAGACGACTTTCGAAGGTCCTTACGAAACCGAGCAGGACAAGGCCGCCGTCCCAGACGATATCAGCGATCGCGTAAAGCGTGTGGATATGGACTTCAAAGGCAAAGGCATGCGACTGCGTATTGATCCCGGTGGGTTTGCACTACCACCAGCTATCGATCTCGACGATGTGGACGAGTAAATCAACTTACTGAATAATCACGTATCCTCTCCAAAGCCTCCGCCTCCCAGCGGGGGCTTTTTTCATCCTCGTGGAGGCGACATTTACGACAATAATCATTGGTCGGACACAGACTTCTGCGCTAAAATGAAAAGCATGTCATCCACCAGTGATCTTCCTTTTCTCATCCGTCTTTTGGATGACCGGGATCCCGCCGTGCGGCCGGTGATTCGTGAGCAGTTTTCAGAGTTCGGTGGCGATATTAGTCACGACCTAGCAGCCTTGGGCATCCAAGTTCCAAACGGTGGGAAAAAACGTTTGGTTCGTTTGTTAGAGCCTGGCCGACGCGAAACCCTCAGAGACGAGTGGCTGGTTCCGAGCGGAGGTTTCAGTGCACTGGAGGATGATTGGGAAGGTTTCGAGTCGTCACTCAGGCAACTCTCCGATTTTCTGCACGATGGGATTACCCTGCGACCTTCTCTCACCGATAGCCTAGACATGCTCGCCGATGAGATTCGCGCAGAATTGGTGGCTCCTACTGCCGATGAGTTACGCATCTGGTTGTTTGCCAATGGCCGATTTTCCGGAGTCAAAAGCAAGACGGCGGCGGAGACGCATTTCGACCTCTGCCGAGTGATGGAGAGTCATCAGGGAAATCCAATCAGTCTCGGTCTGTTGTTCATGCTCGTCGGGCATCGCCTCGGCGCCGAGGTGGATGGCTGCAATTACCCCGGTCATTTCCTAACG
It encodes the following:
- a CDS encoding transglutaminase family protein, whose amino-acid sequence is MSSTSDLPFLIRLLDDRDPAVRPVIREQFSEFGGDISHDLAALGIQVPNGGKKRLVRLLEPGRRETLRDEWLVPSGGFSALEDDWEGFESSLRQLSDFLHDGITLRPSLTDSLDMLADEIRAELVAPTADELRIWLFANGRFSGVKSKTAAETHFDLCRVMESHQGNPISLGLLFMLVGHRLGAEVDGCNYPGHFLTRIEEDGVLYLVDCFHRGRRFEAETLLEKYPELSLKAREAVSSPGHLGLILLRYLTEIHKTLSGSGRHEDAGLFKALIETLKA